The sequence CGAACGGGAGCGGCGACAGGTCGCCGTCAAGGGGCCCGCGCTGCCCGCCGATCCGGCCGACGACGAGGAGAGCCGGCGTGTCGCACACCGGCTCTACCGCGAGGCCCGGGCCGCGGCCCGGGTGCGGCACCCCTCGGCCGTCACGATCCACGATGTCGTCAGCGAGGACGGAGTCCCCTGGATCGTCATGGAGCTGGTCGAGGGCGAGTCGCTGCGGGAGGCCGTCCGGCGCGGTCCCCTCCCGCCCGCCGAGGCCGCTCGTGTCGGGCTCGCGGTCCTCGGCGCGCTGCGGGCCGCCTACGCCGTCGGGATCGTGCACCGGGACGTCAAGCCCGCCAACGTCCTGATCGAGTCCGGCACCGGCCGGGTCGTCCTCACCGACTTCGGGATAGGGGACGGGCACGCCGAAGAGTCCCCCGCCGCGTTCGTCGCCCCCGAGCGTGCCTCGGGTCCCGGCGCCGGGCCGGCCTCCGACCTGTGGTCGCTGGGCGCGCTCCTCACCGCCGCCGTCGAGGACGCGGAGTCCGGCCCCCTCGGGCCGCTGCTGGCGCGGCTGCACGCGCGCGAGCCCGAGGCTCGGCCGGGCGCGGAGGAGGTCGCGCGGACGCTGGCGGTACTGGCCGGGGACGAAGCCGCGCAAGCGCTCGTGCACGAGAGCGCGCCGCCGCCGAGGCGGGCCCCGGTCCCGGAACCCCGCCCCCTGACCTCCGCCCCCGCTCCCCGGCCCCGCCGCCGCACCCCGCTCGCCGCGCTGGGCCTGCTCCTCGCGAAAAAACCCGAACCCGAGTGATCGTCACCGTGCCAACCCGCTGATCAGCGCATTCGCTGCCAGTGATCACTGGCGTTGTGTGAGCACTCGGTGAATCCCCGTTACCGACGGGTACCCAAAGCCTTCGCCGCGGCATACCCTGCGCGTCATGACGGACTCGCAGGCCCCGGACATCACCGGTACCAACCCCCTCGCGCCCGCTCCCGAAGGCGCCCGTACCGCCGCCGACGTGGTCACCCCCGAGCTGGTGGCCCGGCTGACCAAGGGCGTCGTCGGCTCAGGCCGTACCGCCAACCACACCCCGTTCACCGGCGAGAAGCTGGCCGACCTGCCCGAGTCCACGCCCGAGGACGTCCTGGAGGCCTTCCGGGCCGCCCGCGCCGCGCAGGCGGTGTGGGAGAGGACGCCGGTGCGGCAGCGTGCCGCGGTGCTGCTCCGCTTCCACGATCTGGTCCTCGCCCGCCAGGCCGAGGTCCTCGACCTGATCCAGCTGGAGACCGGCAAGGCCCGTCTGCACGCGCACGAGGAGGTGCAGGCCGTCGCCGTCGCGGCCCGTCACTACGGCCGCAAGGCCCCCGCCTATCTGCGGCCCAAGCGGCACGCCGGCGCCATGCCGACCCTGACGAAGGTCACCGAACTCCGCCACGCGCGCGGGGTCGTCGGCCAGATCGCCCCCTGGAACTACCCCCTGGAGCTGTCCGTCGGCGACGCGCTGCCCGCCTTCGTGGCCGGCAACGCGGTCGTGATGAAGCCGGACACGGAGACCTGCCTCACCGCTCTGTGGGCGCGTGACCTGCTCGTCGAGGCCGGGCTGCCCGAGGGCGTCTTCCAGGTCGTGCTCGGCGAGGGCCCGGTCGTCGGCCCGGAGGTCGTCAGGCACGCCGACTACGTCTCCTTCACCGGCTCCACCCGCACAGGGCGCGAGGTCGCGCAAGGCGCGGCGGCCCGCCTGGTCGGCGTCTCCCTCGAACTCGGCGGCAAGAACGCCATGCTGGTGCTCGACGACGCCGACATCGAGAAGGCGGCCGCCGGCGCCGTACGCGCCTGCTTCTCCTCCGCCGGCCAGCTCTGCATCTCCATCGAGCGGCTGTACGTCCACGACTCCGTCGCCGACGCCTTCCTGGAGCGCTTCGCCGCCCGCACGCGGGCCATGCGGCTCGGCAACTCCCTCGCCTACGGCGCCGACATGGGCTCGCTGGTCGGGGAGCGACAGCTGAAGACCGTCGAGCGGCATGTGGAGGAGGCCGTCGCCAAGGGCGCGAAGGTGGTCGCGGGCGGCGTGGCCCGCCCCGACATCGGCCCCTACTTCTTCGAGCCCACCGTCCTCGACGGCGTCGAGGACTCCATGGCCGTGTGCGAGGAGGAGACCTTCGGACCGGTCGTGTCGATCTACCGCTTCAAGACCGACGACGAGGCGGTCGAGCGCGCCAACTCCACGCCGTACGGCCTCAACGCCTCCGTGTGGACCAAGGACGCCCGCCGCGGCCGCGACGTCGCCTCCCGGCTGCGCACCGGCACGGTCAACGTCAACGAGGGTTACGCGCCCGCCTACGGCAGCGTCCAGTCCCCGATGGGCGGCATGAAGGACTCCGGCCTCGGCCGCCGCCACGGCTCCGAGGGCATCCTCAAGTACACGGAGGCCCAGACGGTGGCCCAGCAGCGCCTGCTGCCGATGGCTCCTTCGCTGGGCATGGACGACGAGAAGTACGCGGCCTTCATGAGCCGCAGTCTCCGGCTGATGAAGGCATTCCGGTTCAGGTGACCCACCCAGGGGCGCGGGGAACTGCGCGAGAAACCACAGACGGCCCGCACGCGAACTCGACGAGGAGACACCCGTGCCCCAGGACACATACGACTACGACGTCCTAGTCATCGGCTCAGGCTTCGGCGGTTCCGTATCCGCCCTGCGCCTCACCGAGAAGGGATACAAAGTCGGCGTCCTGGAAGCCGGCCGCCGCTTCGCCCGCGAGAGCCTGCCCCGCAACTCCTGGGACCTGAAAAACTACCTGTGGGCTCCCAAGCTCGGCTGCTACGGCATCCAGCGCATCCACCTGCTGGGCAACGTGATGGTGCTCGCGGGCGCGGGGGTGGGCGGCGGCTCGCTCAACTACGCCAACACCCTCTACGTGCCGCCGAAGGCCTTCTTCGACGACCCCCAGTGGAAGGACATCACCGACTGGCACGAGGAGCTGAAGCCGTACTACGACCAGGCCCAGCGCATGCTCGGCGTGCGGCTCAACCCGACGATGACCCCCTCCGACGTGCACCTGAAGGCGGCGGCACAGCGGATGGGCGTCGGCGACACCTTCCACCTCGCGCCGGTCGGCGTGTTCTTCGGCGACGGCGAGGACGCCGACGGGACGGCGAAGGCGAAGCCGGGCGGCGAGGTCGTGGACCCGTACTTCGGCGGAGCCGGACCCTCCCGCAAGGCCTGCACCGAGTGCGGTGAGTGCATGACCGGCTGCCGCCACGGCGCGAAGAACACCCTCAACGAGAACTACCTGTACCTCGCCGAGAAGGCGGGCGCGGTGGTCCACCCCATGACGACGGTCGTGTCCGTCACCGACGACTCACGGGGCGGGTACGCGGTGGCGACGCTGCCGACGGACGAGAAGAAGAAGGGCGAGGGGCGGCTCTTCACCGCGCGGAAGGTCGTGATCGCGGCCGGTACGTACGGCACCCAGACCCTGCTGCACCGCATGAAGGCCGGCGGGCAGCTCCCGTACCTCTCGGCCCGTCTCGGCGACCTGACCCGCACCAACTCCGAGGCGCTGGTCGGCGCGCAGACGGACGACCGCCGCTACCGCAAGGCCACCGGCGAACCGAGGGCCGACTTCACGCGCGGGGTCGCCATCACGTCCTCCGTCCACCCCGACGAGAACACCCACATCGAGCCCGTCCGCTACGGCAAGGGCTCCAATTCGATGGGCGGCCTGTCGATCCTCCAGGTCCCCTACGCCGAGGGCTCCTCGCGCGTCCTGGCCTGGCTGGCGAACGCGGCCCGCCACCCCGTCCTGGTCGCCCGCTCCCTGTCCAACCGGCGCTGGTCGGAGCGGACCATCATCGGCCTGGTGATGCAGTCGCTGGACAACTCGCTGACGACGTACCTGAAGCCCGGTGGCGTCGGCAAGGGCCTGCTCACCGCCCGGCAGGGCCACGGTGCGCCGAACCCCAAGCAGATCAAGGCCGCCTCTCAGGCCGCGTCGGCCCTCGCCACCGAGATCAACGGCTTCGCCGGCAGCAACGTCGGCGAGCTGATGGGCACCCCGCTGACCGCGCATTTCCTCGGCGGCTGCCCCATCGGCGACTCCCCGGAGACCGGTGTGGTCGACCCGTACCACCGGCTCTACGGCCACCCCGGCATCTCGGTGGTCGACGGCGCCGCGGTCTCGGCCAACCTGGGCGTGAACCCGTCGCTCACCATCACGGCACAGGCCGAGCGAGCCATGTCGTACTGGCCGAACAAGGGCGAGGAGGACCCGCGTCCGGCGCCGGGAGCGGTGTACGAGCGGCTGAAGCCGGTGGAACCGCGGAACCCGGCGGTCCCCGCGGACGCGTTCGGCGCGCTCAAGCTGCCGTTCCTGGGGATCCCGGCGGTGCCGCCGAAGAAGTAGCCGGAGCCGGAAACCGGAAACCTGGAAAACGACGAGTGACCTGCGTCCCCCTCCGAACGCAGGTCACTCGCTTCTCACCGTCTTCTTGATCCGGCAGCAGGTTTGATCAGTGAAAGGCCCGGACGGTTGTCCCGCCTTACGCGACTTTTCTGTGATCCGAGTCACAGGAGATGGGCGTGACGAAGGGCCCCGCGGTGCTTGAGCCGCGGGGCCCTTCTTTCGTCAGCACCGACGTCAGGGCAGCGCCGGTGCCTGGAAGCGGCGCCGGGGGGTTGCGCCGCTGGCTCTGTGGTCTCGACCTCTGACGGACGGGCGATGGATCAATGCCGTTGTCTGCGAGGGGACTTGGGGGCTTGCACGCATCGTGCTGGATGGTGGAGGCATCCGCAACCGTTTGACCCGGCACTGGTGCATTTTTGCAATTTTCCGCCGGTCGGCCCCGGGCGTCCCCGGAGCCGACCGTTCTCATGGGTGACCGGGCTGCTGTCCCCTGCCGTCCGGTCACTTTCCTGGAGCGAGGTCCCACGACGTGCGGCACGACCCGCACGTCTCATCGCTCCAGCGAGCCACGCGTGGTTCTGTCGGGCCCGCCCCTGGCTGGCACGGACAACGGGCTCAACGAAGCGGTGGCCCGGACGGTCACGCGCCGTACGGGTGAGAGCGGCCCGAACTCAGATGCGACCCCGGCACAGCTCCAGCAGGGTCATGGCGAGCGCGGTGCCCGGCTTGCCGAGGGCCTCGCGGTAGCGGCCGAGGATCTCCATCTCGCGGGACAGGTGCACGCGCCGCCCGCCCGAGGCGATACGGGTCTCCTGCACGACGGCGGACACGGCCGTCCGCTCCTGGATGAGGCCGATGATCCGGTCGTCGAGCGCGTCGATGCGCTCGCGCGCGTCGGCGATGGTCTGTTCCGCGCCGGTGGCCGTCGTGGTCGTCGCCGTCGTCGTGGTCGTCACGGTGGTCATGTCGGGGCTCCTGGGAGGGTGATCGGCGGATGCCCCGGAACGACAAACCCCGGAAAACGACAGGCGCCCCGGGCCTTGTCGGCCCGGGGCGCCTGGAAAGTCGCTTGGCGTTCGCTCAAGCAGCACGACCATGGCAGCCGGCGGGCCGGGTGCCATAGGTAAAGAAGCGGGTCGTCTGCGTGAGCATGGAGCCAGTATGTCATGGGGGTGCCGTGATGTCCTCGCGGTTCTGCCGACCGAGTGAGGGGGGTGGGTGGGCGGAGTCCCGGCGGGACGGCGAGGTGTCCCACGCCCACCCCGTTAGAATCGGAGACACAGACCCCCGCCCAGACCGCCGGAAGGCACCCCGTGTCATCAGCGACTCCCGCTGCCGCCGCTCCCGACACCGTCCTGGTCGTCGACTTCGGCGCGCAGTACGCCCAGCTCATCGCCCGTCGCGTCCGCGAGGCGCGGGTCTACAGCGAGATCGTGCCGAGCACCATGCCGGTAGCCGAGATGCTCGCCAAGAACCCCGCGGCGATCATCCTCTCCGGCGGCCCCTCGTCCGTGTACGAGGCGGGCGCCCCCCGCCTGGACCGTGCGCTCTTCGAGGCCGGCGTCCCCGTCTTCGGCATGTGCTACGGCTTCCAGCTGATGGCGCAGGTCCTCGGCGGCACCGTCGACAACACCGGCGCCCGCGAGTACGGCCGTACCGACCTGCACGTCTCGCGCACGTCGTCCACCCTCTTCGAGGGCACCCCGGCCGAGCAGCACGTGTGGATGTCGCACGGCGACGCCTGCTCCGCCGCCCCCGAGGGCTTCACGGTCACCGCGTCCACGGACGTCGTCCCGGTCGCCGCCTTCGAGAACGACGAGAAGAAGCTCTACGGCGTCCAGTACCACCCCGAGGTCATGCACTCCACGCACGGCCAGCAGGTGCTGGAGCACTTCCTGTACCGCGGCGCGGGCCTGACCCCGTCCTGGACCACGGGCAACGTGATCGAGGAGCAGGTCGCCGCGATCCGCGAGCAGGTCGGCGACAGGCGCGCGATCTGCGGTCTGTCCGGCGGTGTGGACTCCGCCGTCGCCGCCGCCCTCGTCGCGCGCGCCATCGGCGACCAGCTGACCTGCGTGTACGTCGACCACGGCCTGATGCGCAAGGGCGAGACCGAGCAGGTCGAGAAGGACTTCGTGGCCGCGACCGGCGTCAAGCTGGTCGTCGTGGACGCCGAGGAGCGCTTCCTGACCGCGCTCAAGGGCGTCAGCGAGCCCGAGGAGAAGCGGAAGATCATCGGCCGCGAGTTCATCCGCGTCTTCGAGCAGGCGCAGGCGGAGATCATCGCGGACGAGGGCCCGGCCGTGGAGTTCCTCGTCCAGGGGACCCTCTACCCCGACGTGGTCGAGTCCGGCGGCGGCACCGGCACCGCCAACATCAAGTCGCACCACAACGTCGGCGGCCTCCCCGAGGACCTGGAGTTCAAGCTCATCGAGCCGCTCCGCAAGCTCTTCAAGGACGAGGTCCGCATGGTCGGCCAGGAGCTCGGCCTGCCGGAGGAGATCGTCCAGCGCCAGCCGTTCCCGGGCCCGGGTCTCGGCATCCGTATCGTCGGCGAGGTGACGAAGGAGCGTCTGGACCTCCTCCGCGACGCCGACGCCATCGCCCGCGAGGAGCTGACCGCGGCCGGCCTCGACCGGGACATCTGGCAGTGCCCGGTGGTCCTGCTCGCGGACGTCCGCTCGGTCGGCGTCCAGGGCGACGGCCGCACCTACGGCCACCCGATCGTCCTGCGCCCGGTCTCCTCCGAGGACGCCATGACCGCCGACTGGTCGCGGCTGCCGTACGACGTCCTCGCCCGCATCTCGACCCGGATCACCAACGAGGTCCGGGACGTCAACCGGGTCGTGCTCGACGTGACGTCGAAGCCGCCGGGCACCATCGAGTGGGAGTAGTCCCGCCGCTTTCGAAGGTCACGTCCGCTTGAGAGTGCGCACCGGCTCTCCGGGCTTCCAGACCTGGGCGACCAGATACCGCTCGTCCTCGACGTAGGTCCGTACGACCTCCGTCAGCTCGGTGCGGAAGAGGTGGAACGGCTGCGGCGGTTCCACCTCTTTCACATACGCCCCCTTCACCGCCGTATCGACGACCTCGAACGCCCGCCCGGCGACCCGGACGTCCCCGCCGCCCATCCCGGTGTCCTCCCCGGGGTTGGCCTGCAGCGCGAAGCGCGGGTCGCGGAGCAGATCGAGGGCCTTGAGGGAGCGTGGCATCATGCCGAGCCACAGCTCTCCGCCCAGGAAGCGGACCTCCAGGCCGCTGGTGCGCGGGGAGCCGTCCTTGCGCAGGGTCGCGAGGACGTGATGCCGGTGGGCGCCGAAGCGCTCCTCGGCGATCTCTGCCAGTTCGGGTGCGGCGGTGGTGAAGGCTGCCCAGTTCATACGCGCCAGTCTCACCGGCAAACCGGACAACCTCTGTCGTGTATTCGCTGCGTACGTCATCTTTACAAAACAGCTCTGCCCTTTTGCGCTGACCGGCGGTAACTTCCGGCCCGTACAGCAATCCCCCCGCTGGAGGACCTATGCACGGGCCCACCCCGCCCCTGCCGCTGCCCACCGACCAGCTGCGGTTCGCCATGCCGCCCATGCACGACTCGGTCGAGGACGAACGCCGGCACCGCAAGGAGCGGCTCGCGGGCGCGCTGCGGATCTTCGGACGCGCCGGATTCGAGGACGGGGTCTCGGGCTACATCACCGCGCGCGACCCCGAGTTCACCGACTGCTTCTGGGTCAACCCGTTCGGGATGCCGTTCAAGCACGTCACCGTCAGCGACCTCGTCCTCGCCAACCAGGACGGGCAGGTCGTCGAAGGCCGCTACCACGTCAACCAGGCCGCGTTCACCGTGCACGCCCAGGTCCACGCCGCCCGCCCCGACGTCGTCGCCGTCGCCCACTGTCACTCCGTGCACGGCCGGGCCGTCGCCGCACTCGGCGACCTCGTCGACCCCATCACCCAGGAGAGCTGCGCCTTCTACGAGGACGTGGCCCTCTACGACGCCTACACCGGCGTCACCGTCGACGCCGAGGAGGGCCGCCGTATCGCGGCCGCGCTCGGCTCCCGCAAGGCGCTCGTGCTGCGCAACCACGGGGCGCTGACGGTCGGCGACTCGGTGGACGCCGCGGCCTGGTGGTTCCTGTCCCTGGAACGGTCCTGCCAGGTGCAACTGATGGCCAAGGCGGCCGGCCGCCCGGCGCTCATCGATCACAAGCTGGCCGTGGCCACCCGCGAACAGCTCGGCGGCGACCTCGTGGCCTGGATCAACTACCAGCCGCTGTGGCAGGACATCAGCCGCAGCGAACCGGACCTGCTCAGCTGACCCTCCTCACTCGAACCCTCTGAGCACCGCCGCCTTGGTCATCGCGAACTCCTCGTCCGTGAGGACCCCGTCCCGGTGCAGCTCGCCCAGCTCCCGCAGCCGGCGCAGCAGCACGTCGTGGTGGTCCGCCCGGTCGCGGTCCTGCTGCGCCGGTACGGCGGCCGCCGGCAGGTCCCGGAGCGTGGAGGCGGCGCCGGTGCGGGCGGAGGGATGCGGCCGCCGCGCGGTGACGGCCGCCGCGACCAGTGCGGTCAGCAGATCGCGCCGGACGCTGCCCCACAGGTCGAGGGTGTAGGGGTCCCGCTCGGGCGGCAGCTTGGAGAACACGGTCTCCCGCGTCACGAACCGCAGGAAGCCGTCCTCGTGACCGGAGTTGGGCAGCCACTCGACCTGGACCAGGTCGCCGAGGCAGATGATGCGCGGCCCGGTCGCGCGCTTGATCCGGTCGGAGGTGTCGGCCCAGTCGATGCGGACCTGGGCGCCGTCGAAGGAGACCGTGCCGTCGGAGGACCGCACCGAGACCGGCACCGGCGGGCCCGGCAGCAGATAGGACGCCGTGGGCTCCTTGGGGACCTCGTCGAGCAGCAGCGCGTGCCGGATCTCCTCGGCGACGTACTCGGCGATCCCCGAGCGGTCCGCGTCCACCGCCAGCCGGTAGGGATCGGCCGCGTCCGGCAGCCGCCCGCCCGTGGCCTGCAGCAGCGGATCGGCGCCCTCACGCAGCCGCATGCGCAGCCGGCCGTGCCTGCGCTCGGATTCGTAGACGACGTCCGAGACCGCCGCGAGGGGTACCGCGACCTCTCCGTACGTCTGGCGGAACAGCGGTACCGAGCGGTGGAGCCCGGGGGTGATCCGGATCGTGCTGCCGTCGAACGCCCAGGTGCCGTCCCGCTGGATGACCTCGGCCATGGGGAGATTCTCGCAGCCAGGTCAACACGCAGGCCCGAACTTCACCCCCCGTGACCCGGCCCGGCGGACCCGGACGCCTCCGCGTAGGGCACAATTCGCTGTCGTCGCAGGGGAGTTGCACGGCAGCGGAAAGGCTCGACGAGCGAGCCGCCGGCCGTGTCTCGGGTCGTGGGGAAGGCGGGCGTCGGGCGTGGCGGTGCAGGAGGCGAGGCAGGAGACGGCAACGGGTGCCGACAGGGCACACGGAGGCGGTTGCACCTGCGGGGGCTGTCCGCACGGCGCCCGCGAGGGGCACCGGCGGGCCGTCGCCGCGTTCCTGCGCGCACGCGACGAGTTCGCTGCCGGGCAGGGGCTGCCGCCCGCCGTCGCGCACTCCGCCTCCGCCTCCCGCCAGTGGGTCTCCGAGGAGCTGACCCAGCAGGCGGAGGAGGTCGCCGAACGCGGCCGCGCCGAGGGCGAGGCATGGCTCGCCCGCCTGTGGCGGCGCACCGTGTACGCCGTGGGGGGCGCGGTCCTCGTCCTGCTGTTCACCGCGTCGTTCACCGCGATCGGCGCGGGCTGGACCAGCGCGCGCACCGCCGCACTGCTCGCCGCGCTCGTCGTCGCGGGCGCGCTGAGCGCCGCCTCCTGGTTCCACCGGGCGCGCGGCGGGGTGCTCGCGCCGGTGATCGGCGAGGACAACCGGATGTCCACCTCGCGCACGGTGGCGGCCGGTTGGGTGCTGTTCGTCGTCTACGCGGTCCTGCTGCTGGCGGGCCGCCTGGCCGCCGCCTCCGAGCATGCCGAGCGCGACGCGCTGATCACGGGTCTCGACCTCGCGCACGGGGCGGGCATGGTGACCGTCCTGGCCGTGGTGTGCGGTATCGCCGTGCTGGTGCGCCGGGTGGTCGGCCTGCGCGTCCTCACCCAGCGGCTGCAGAAGGTACCCGCCCACCGCCCGCGCGCCGCCGACCTGCTGACCGACGACGCCGGCCGGGGCGCCTTCACCGACATCCAGTACGTCGTCATCAGCGCCGTCGCCCTGCTGTTCGTCGCCGTACGAATGGCCCGCCGCCCCGACCAACTGCCCGACCTGCCCTGGGGACTCGCGGTCGTGGTGCTGATCTCGGCCGCGACCTACCTGGCCGGCAAGTACGCCGAGGGCGGCCGCCCGGTGATCCTCTCCGTGGTCCGCGCCCGCGAGCCCGGCGATCTGGACGGCCCCATCCGCACCGGCGACGACATCGAGATCCGCGGCACCGGTTTCGTGCCGCCGGGGGCCCGGAGCGCCGACCGCCTCTCCCGGATGGTCGTCCGCATCGGCGCGGTCGACGTCCACGTCCCGCTGGTCCCCGTCACCGGTGGCTTCCGCAACCCCACGGACACCGTCCTGACCGTGCCCGTACCGGCGGAGGTGGAGCCCGGGGCGGTGGAGGTGCAGGTCGTCACCGCGGCCGGGGTGGCGACCAACCGCTGCATCGTCGAAGTGACGGAGTGAACGGTGTGGGTGGAAGGGCCCGGCGAGCGACGACGTCCCGTCCGCCCCACCGACGGATCCGCACCGGCAGCCCGCGCGAGCGGCGGGGGAGCGGGCGCCCGCGCTGGTCATGCGTCTGGTCACCTTCACCTCCCTGAACCGTCCGGACCACGACCGGCGCGACTTCGCCCGCTCGAAGATCGCCGTCCGGAACCCCGAGCGCTCGCCCGCGTCCGACCCGTCCGCCCCAGTCCTTGCGAAATACCGGAAATCCGGAAAAACGTCCGGGTGAGGATTGAACGATCCCGCCCCGTCGTGCGTATCGTCGAATGAGGGGTCTGACACGGTGGGCGAGAGGCGGGCGGGAACGATGACTCACGGCATTCGGACGGACACCCAAAATTCGCATCTGAACGGCCGTCGCGACTGGCAGGGCACCGCCACCCGCTATGCGCTCCTTCCGCTCCGCGTCTTCCTCGGCGTCACCTTCATCTACGCCGGCCTGGACAAACTCACCGACAGCGCCTTCATGAAGTCCGGCGGCGCCGGCTCGATCGGCGAGACGATGCACGCGGCCCGCGACTCCGCCGCCGTCCCGGCCCTGGTCGACCTGGCCCTGAAGAGTCCGGTCGGATTCGGCTACGCCATCGCCCTCGGTGAGCTGGCCGTCGGCATCGGCATCCTGCTCGGCCTGCTCGGCCGCCTGGCCGCCCTCGGCGGCGCACTGATCTCGCTCAGCCTGTGGCTGACCGTGAGCTGGGCCACCACGCCCTACTACTACGGCAACGACCTCGCCTATCTGATGGCCTGGCTGCCCCTCGTCCTCGCCGGAACCCCGTACTTCTCCTTGGACGCGGCTCTGCGCGCGCGCCGACGACAGCGCGCGGACCTCCACCGCTAGCCGTGTGCGGCGACGGTTCCCGCTAGCCGTCCAGGACGCCGCTCCCCAGCCGCTTCCTGGCGCGTCTGCGTCTGCGTATGCCCCCCGCCACGACCGCGGCGACAGCCGCCAGACAGAGCCCGCCCACCACGAGCGGAACGATCACGTACCACGGGGTGTCCCACAGACCGGCCGCGTCACCGGCGTAGAGCGTGCCGGCGGCGGCGAAGACGAGACCGGCGATCAGCCGTCCGGGCTGGAACTCATGACGCAGCACGACTGACCTCCACCTGCCCGACGCCCATCCGCAGACCGATCTCCAGCGTGCCGGTGTTCTTGCCGCCCTTGACCGGCGACAGCGTCACGCTCTCGTGCCTGCCCGGCTTCACGTCCACGTCCTTCCTGTTGTCGCCGGGCAACTGGATGTCGCCCATCCCCACGTCGATGTCCATCCGCACCGTCGCCTCCGCCGGCACGATCACCTTCAGCTGTCCCGCGCCCACCTCGGCGTCGGTGGCCACCGTCTGTCCACCGGCGAGGTGCACCCGGGTCAGGTCCAGGGTGCCCACGCCGGAACCGATCTCGTACCCGGACCGCACGGCCGCGGCCGAGGCCGGCTGCCAGGACGTCCGCGTCCAGTGGGTCGTGATGTTCTTGGGCAGGGCCACCGCTCCCGCGAGCAGCGCCGCCGTGACGATCGCCAGGAACACCATCCTGGCTCCCGTCCGCCCCAGGAACGCGCTGAACGCGATGCCCAGGCCGAGGACCGCGAGCGCGCAGGCCAGACCGGCCTGCAGGCTGGTGCCCAGCGGGTGGGTGTGCCAGGTCAGCCCGGTCCCCAGGCCCCCGGCCAGCAGGGCGAGCAGGAACACCCAGCCGCCGATCCAGCGGGCGCCGCGAGGTATGGGGGGCTCGCTGCGCGTGGGCCGCGGGGAGCCCCCGTGCGTCCAGGGGGTGGTGACACCGACGTCGACGGCCGAGACGAGGTCCCGGTCGCGGGCGTCACCGGGACCCCACAGATAGCCGGTGCCCCCGACGTGGGTGCCGTCCTTGACGATCGGGTCCCGCCACCACGACGGGAAGTAGGTGGCGACCGGCGGCGCCTGGGCCTCCGGCGGGGCGTCGGCGGCGGCCTGCGCGGCGAGCGGGTCGGGGCCGTGGGCGTCGCGGTGCCGTGACCAGTACCCGGCGCCGGCCAGCAGCAGGGAGAGCACCATGGCGAAGGCCAGCACCCCGCCGTTCCTCAGCATGGTCAGGAAGATTCCGCAGCCGACCAGGGCGAACATGACCGCCGCCAGGGCCTGGCCGTCGACCCGTCCGGTCAGCAGTCTGCGGACCTCGTTCTCCTCTTCCTCGTCGTAGGGCACGAGGAG is a genomic window of Streptomyces griseochromogenes containing:
- a CDS encoding DUF4429 domain-containing protein codes for the protein MAEVIQRDGTWAFDGSTIRITPGLHRSVPLFRQTYGEVAVPLAAVSDVVYESERRHGRLRMRLREGADPLLQATGGRLPDAADPYRLAVDADRSGIAEYVAEEIRHALLLDEVPKEPTASYLLPGPPVPVSVRSSDGTVSFDGAQVRIDWADTSDRIKRATGPRIICLGDLVQVEWLPNSGHEDGFLRFVTRETVFSKLPPERDPYTLDLWGSVRRDLLTALVAAAVTARRPHPSARTGAASTLRDLPAAAVPAQQDRDRADHHDVLLRRLRELGELHRDGVLTDEEFAMTKAAVLRGFE
- a CDS encoding DoxX family membrane protein, with the translated sequence MTHGIRTDTQNSHLNGRRDWQGTATRYALLPLRVFLGVTFIYAGLDKLTDSAFMKSGGAGSIGETMHAARDSAAVPALVDLALKSPVGFGYAIALGELAVGIGILLGLLGRLAALGGALISLSLWLTVSWATTPYYYGNDLAYLMAWLPLVLAGTPYFSLDAALRARRRQRADLHR
- a CDS encoding PspC domain-containing protein, which codes for MTDHEHAATGPGPGPGPRPAPGTGPTDAAPAATGTAGTGAASAGREKTAKAEEKKEEQDALDAPHRFRRDRRHKMIAGVCAGLGRQTDMDPVIFRITLAVLAATGGIGLLFYGFAWLLVPYDEEEENEVRRLLTGRVDGQALAAVMFALVGCGIFLTMLRNGGVLAFAMVLSLLLAGAGYWSRHRDAHGPDPLAAQAAADAPPEAQAPPVATYFPSWWRDPIVKDGTHVGGTGYLWGPGDARDRDLVSAVDVGVTTPWTHGGSPRPTRSEPPIPRGARWIGGWVFLLALLAGGLGTGLTWHTHPLGTSLQAGLACALAVLGLGIAFSAFLGRTGARMVFLAIVTAALLAGAVALPKNITTHWTRTSWQPASAAAVRSGYEIGSGVGTLDLTRVHLAGGQTVATDAEVGAGQLKVIVPAEATVRMDIDVGMGDIQLPGDNRKDVDVKPGRHESVTLSPVKGGKNTGTLEIGLRMGVGQVEVSRAAS
- a CDS encoding class II aldolase/adducin family protein, with amino-acid sequence MHGPTPPLPLPTDQLRFAMPPMHDSVEDERRHRKERLAGALRIFGRAGFEDGVSGYITARDPEFTDCFWVNPFGMPFKHVTVSDLVLANQDGQVVEGRYHVNQAAFTVHAQVHAARPDVVAVAHCHSVHGRAVAALGDLVDPITQESCAFYEDVALYDAYTGVTVDAEEGRRIAAALGSRKALVLRNHGALTVGDSVDAAAWWFLSLERSCQVQLMAKAAGRPALIDHKLAVATREQLGGDLVAWINYQPLWQDISRSEPDLLS